The Phaseolus vulgaris cultivar G19833 chromosome 10, P. vulgaris v2.0, whole genome shotgun sequence DNA window CTTGAAGTAACGCTGAATTAAATCAAAGTCGTTCtgattcaataaaaaaacacttCCGGTTCGAGCGGAAGTGCGGTCCATTACTCCAATCGAACCGAATCTAATCGCATTGCTTCTTTAACCGAACCGAGTTTTGTTTTCGTTTTTGGTTTGAGAATACTTCCACAAGGCTTTTGTATTCCCTAAACCCTAACCCTAGCGTCTGCAAAACCCTCTCTTCCCATGTCCAATTCCCAACCAAACTCCGATCCGAAGACCCGAACCCGAGCCTACAATCCCTACAAGGATCTCGATGCTCCAATTCGAAACCTCTACCACCTCCCCACCTCGCCGGAATACCTCTTCGTCGAGGAGGCCCGCCGCAAGCGCCGCTCCTGGGGCGAGAATCTCACCTTCTACACCGGCTGCGGCTACCTGGCCGGAGCCCTCGGAGGCGCCGGCGCAGGCCTCTTAGACGGTGTCAGGGCCTTCGAGTCCGGCGACACAGCGAAGCTCCGAATCAACCGCGTTCTGAACGCGGCGGGACACTCGGGTCGGGTCTGGGGAAACCGGGTTGGGATACTAGGGTTACTCTACGCCGGAATCGAGAGCGGAATCGAGGCTGCTAGAGACGCCGACGATGTATGGAATAGCGTCGCAGCGGGGCTCGGCACCGGCGCGCTGTACCGGGCGGCGAGAGGGGTGAGGTCTGCCGCGGTAGCCGGGGCAGTGGGTGGCGCTTTCGCCGGAGTGGCCGTGGCGGGGAAGCAGGCTTTGAAACGATATGTGCCTATATGAAATGACGCGGTTTGAGTGCGAAACAGAAACTCTTTATATGTTTGaattatatgaaattttaaGGGATAAAGGAATAGCATAGATTATAGTGTTAGAAAATTGTAATAGTTATGCCATAATCGATGGTGTTGATGGTAGTGACTGGTGCATCTTGCAGGTTGCAGAGTATTGGTTTCATGCCATGTTTTTTCAGTTTTACTATGGCTGCTGCTTCTACTCTGGTTTATTCAGTATGCATTCTGCTGTCACCTATGAAGCTCAACTCTTAAATGGTTTGTCCTGTATCCAACACATTCCTACAATTCAAAAGACATTTTCTTAGTTCTAAGACAATTTTATTCGATTCCAatacaattttgaaaaagataaagatagtaattttctaaaatctcaTAAGATTGACACATGTGATTGGAGGTAAAAAGAAGTTTTTTCTGTGGACAAGGGTTGTTAGCACCTTAACATGGAGTTATGATGGATTTTGGTACCCTTTGGTGTGATATTTTGCATGTTGTATTGTTTGTTACCTTCTCAGCTTCTGACCATTGTACTTTGGAGGTATATTAGTAAAGTTGATTATGGCTTGTAATTAGTGATGATGTTACTCTGTTATGTTTCTGTATATAGGCACAAAAGAAGCAGTTTTGAGAGTCAAGAGAGTCGAGTATTGTGGTTATAAATGTTTAAATGCTTCTTTGTTCAGAAAAGTAATGGTGCTGCTTCGGTTTTTGATAAAATGGATTCTCGACTAAACCTACAGTTGGAGGGGGAATTTTATCAAAAGCGTTATTTGTGTTCAGGTCGTTAGGATTGTTTTAGAGGAAATGAAATTTTTGCCTTCAATGACGTTCCAATCTTGGTGCCAAACAAGCAGCATATATTGCCAGATTCCCTTCCTCCATTTAATTATGAATACGAGAGTTTTGTGTATCTAAATTTATCTGTatactttaataataattaactatttaactaattgaaaagaaaaagttggCTTCTTTCAAATAAAGATGTTATTACTTAAtcatatttttgtgttaaataaCAGTAAGAGAGAAAAACCTCTGCTTACGGAATAAGCAAACATTTAGATTCGTCAATTTGGAAGCAAAAAGTAATTCCGGATTAATTaactagaagaaaaaaaaatgtaatttttatacccaattcaaaagtgaaaaaaatgaattttagattttataatttagaaACAAGCAAAGTAATTcgtatttcaaattttacaatgtCAAAGCgaaattttactttttagttcttatatttaatttgtttaactcgtaaatatatataactttaatttatGCTAGTCTCTATAAATTCAAACAATAAAAAGTGGTCAAAAAATGTACAATTAAAATTATGTGTAGGaactaaaagttaaaatatgtgCAATtgtaaaaatcaaataaataattagacATCATGAGGAAAGTATAATGacttcaaaaataattattactaaaataaataaattagcaCTCATACACTGTAGTTGAATAACAATGTATCAATGCAAATACTATTTATTCAAGGAATGTTTTAcgatttcagaaaaaaaaaatctattaagaGAAAGCCCGAAAAAAATCGAGTTTTAAAAGCCACATATCTCTCACAAGGAGAACATAAATTGAATGTTTGAATGACGTTAAATCCACAATTATACAGGCATTTTAATTGAAAAGACCATAACTGTCAAATTAAGGCCAACTAAACGAACAAGAAAGTGAGGATGAAAACATATTAAATGCACGTTATTTCAAATATTTGCAACATCAAACAAAGAAAATGTTACATAATTAGCCGTATCTGGGGCAGCATCTATTGTGAGCACAATTTTTGGGTTTAAATTAAATGCCTCATCTACCCtctcttattaaaaaattacatttctgcaaaatttatttttagtgaCTAAACACTTCAATCAAAAATTGATCAGGGACACAATCAACCAAACCCAACTGGGAACCTAGAAATACCCGGGTGAACAAAACCTCATCCCCCGCCTACAAATGATTTATGACTGAAAGAGATTTAGTACGTCACAGCAGTCTTCTACTTATTCTTACAACAACATGGATTCTGGATTTTCAATATAGCCTTTGAATGCTTTTAACCATTCGGCACCAATTGCACCTGAACAGAACAAGTGTTTTGTTGTCATGTTTTACCACAAAATAAGCTTAATTTTGAGTTAAAAAGAACATTGAAGATTAAGAATGATTACCATCTATAACACGATGATCACAGCTGAGGGTCACAGACATGAAAGAACCAAACTTGAATTCTTCCGCACCTGATCCCGGAATGACCCTCCTCTCAGCTGTTCATGTAGTCAGCAATACACAAAGATAATCATTAAGAGATTGCAGTTGATATAAGAAATAAAGGGGGGAAACGGCAAAACTGTTCTTACCAGATCCAACTGCAAGAATGCCCGACTGAGGAGGATTGATGATTGCACAGAATTGTTTGACACCAAATGGCCCTCCCAGGTTAGACACTGTAAATGTACCTCCCTGTAATGCAATTCAACCCAAGAATTTACAAACCAGCCCAAGAAGTCTTTATTCACAGATGAAATAAGAATAAACACGAAACTCCAATAACCTCATAATCTTGGGGTTTCAAGCTGTTTTCCTTGGCTTTCTTTGCCAATTGTTTGACCTCATCCCCTATTGTAGAGAGGCCTTTTTTGTCTGCATCCTgcatatatattatgaataggTCAGAAAGATGACCTGTGATTGGAATATAAACTATAATTGTATTTCATATACTAGAAAGAGGCCCTTGCTCACCCTGATAACTGGAACAAAGAGACCATTATCAGTCTGCACAGCTACATTAATATTCACATTATTATACCtgcacaaaaacaaaataacaaactTATCAATAAAGTAATTCACAAATTTGAAGGCAATACTATATGAGAAACTAACGACTTACTGTCGAATATAATCATTTGCCCATGAACTGTTACATTGAGGAACTTTGCGGAGAGCCAATGCAGCAgcctaaaataaaaaacacaggTATAAAACTTagtttcttttacattttttacaATGCTGGCAACCAGGTTTGAGCTTGTGATCACATGTAATACATAACttcatacacacacacacatagtTAATATCTCCTACATAGAACTGGTTTAACCTAAAAAAACTCTCTTTAAGTGATTGATTTGTGAGACAAAGGTTTTGGGCAATGATTGCAAGTCAGAAAACTGAACCACCCACTTAAAGGTTGAGCCATGTAACAACATTTGATTAAAATCCATTTCACTATACTGCATTCTGCATTTTTACAACTGATTATTGTCGTGAACACTTAATTTTCAATCATTTAACACCAATtatcttccttttctttattTACTGTTGAGTTAGTGccattttgttataattttattatagtttgTAGTTAGTTACAAATaagattttatgaaaatatttactAGTGAGATTTTTGCCGAGATTTTAttataaagagaagaaaggaatgGAGGGGTTGTGACCAGATGCAATACATAACTTAGttaatacacacacacacacacacacacatatatatatatatatattgtgacCAGATGCAATACATAACTTAGttaatacacacacacacacacacatatatatatatatatatatcccctCCATAGAACTGTTTAAGCTAAAAAAACTCACTTTTAGTGATTGTGAGACAAGGATTTTTGAGCCAGGATTGCAAGTCAGATAACTGAAAACCCCCCCACTTAAGGTTGAGGGCGATGATGTAACAACATTTGGCTAAAATCCATTTGACTATACTGCCTTCTGCATTTTACAACTTATTAGACACCCGTCATGCCTTTGAACTATTAGAATTGATTGAGAATGAATTAAGCCTCACTAGAACTATTAGACATCCGTCAAGCCTAAGACTGAACATTTGGAACATGAAATTTGCTGGATTGGACATTTGTTGAATGCTATAAGGAATATTTTGGCCATATTCCTAGTGATTGTGAAACCTTAACTGTAACTACTCCGCAATTAAAGAGGGAACTTTCCCATTCATAACAGGCAAACAAGCTAATGTAATGCTCTCCAATCATTTTCGCCTTAAATTTCATAAAGTTCTCTGATTTCATAAACTGTTAGAGAAAAGGATTTAAGAGTCTATGATCTATAATGTACCCAAATAGAGACAACAGGGGTCCCTTTGAGGAAAATCGGTCCATGTAACACAACACTTAGATATTTATTTCCAAGCTAACATCAAACAAAAGAAAAGccatttaatatgattttagcTGTCAAATAGCATTCCACAAGCATTATATCTTAGATAAGATGTTGCCCTTCCCTACTTATTAAGCACCAAATAAGCAATCAAAACACAAGATAAAAGGAAGACAATCTGCAAATTACAAGAATAGATATAATGTCAGAAAAATCCAATACCTTGATTACAAGGTCATTAACTGATATGCGGGAGCCACCAGAGGCTTCTTGCAATGAATTGAGTTTGCTCCGTAAACTGCAGAAAAAGTGTTGCAATTATCAGAAATAATATGTATGGCAGGTAAAGCTTTCAAATATTGATTATAGAGGACTTACCTCATGAGTTTATCAACACATGCATCCACTGTTAAATAGTAATGAGGAATAGTTTGCTTTGATAATAATAGCCGTGAAGCTGTAACCTGTAAAAGTACATAGTTTTAGTTAAAAACATCATTCATGCTTACACAACACAACATATATTAAGATCAGAACATGCATAGAAGTGAACacacagaagaagaaaataaaatatgccAGAAGTTATGAGGAAAAGTACCAAGAAGCAATACAAAATTATGTTCACATGAAAATTAGAACATCATGTGACATGGTCCAAAACATGGTCTCTAATTTACTCTTGAAACAAAAATATCATCTAATATAATTTCAGGACATCTTCAGCAAATTACCTTCCGTATCTGAGAGACAGGAATGTCAATATAATCCAAAGCTGCATCTGTTGGGTCCTTGGCCTTTGAGGGTGCAGAAACTTGACCAGAAGCTGCATCAGATGCTAAAAAGGTTAAAATACAATCAATTCAATCAGCCACATATGACAAGATATCCTAGAGCAAGCAAGAAAAAGTGAGGAATTCTCTAGCATAACAATGAAGTGTTCCCACAGAATACAggcaaattaatatataaaaagataGAATTATACCCAAGAAGTCTTCAATATCTGCCTTCACAATGAGTCCTTCATGTCCTGTTCCTTTAATGCTAGAGAGAGGTACCTACATCAGTGAGGGAAATAGATTATGTAGTTCTTTCCCTGAAAGACCTTCAACCATagaatttgttattaataaCTAACGTTTTTCTCTTCAGCCAACTTTCTAGCAAGAGGGCTAGCAAATATGCGATCTCCAGATGAAGTTGGCGCACTAGGTTTGGAAACCTTTGATTCAGGTTCTCGAGCAGGCTCCTCTGCCACTTCCTTCTTTGGTGGGGATGGTGCAGATGCTTCTTTGGCAGGAGGTGCACTTGGTTCAGATGCTGAAGGTTTGTAATCTTTAAACTTGGCAATATCCCCCTCATCTTCAACAGTTATGGCAATTACCTATGAAAGAAATTCTTCATGTTACCAATAGGCGCTAAAgcaaaaatattctttcttgCAATTTCAAACTGTGGTGgaacaataaataaaaagttctTTTCAATAAATAGATGAGGGGAGAGCCATAAGATATCAATACCTCACCAACTTGAATTTCTTTTTCCCCATCTCCTCGGACTATCTTGGCCAGATAACCTTCTTCCATACTTTCCATTTCAACAGTAGCTTTATCCTTCATATGAAACACATTTATGTCAATGTTCGCATAAGAACCTTAACAGAGTTATTTTATGTGCCAAGTCTCTGGTACAAGAACCATACAGTCTCAACTTCACAGAGCACTTCACCAGGAGAAACTTTATCACCTTCTTTCTTCAACCATCTCGCAATGTTACCCTGCATATAATTGGGAATTCTTTAGGAGAAACCATGGCCCACTATAAGACAATATCATTTATTCAGAAAAGTAGAAACCTCTGTCATTGTAGGTGAGAGAGAAGGCATTCCAATTTCCTGGTGGGGGGGTAGATCTGAAATGTATTCACCAGTGTTGGTGATTAAATCAATAAGTACACTATTTATATAGTctcaaaacataatattttcttaagtAAAACAATGAAAAAGGGAAGCTTAAGGAGAGGTGTAAGACTGTGAAACTTTTGGAAAGATACAATTCTTGCATcctaaaaacaatatttttaggTAACAACAAATCAAGTGCAAGGCATCTCCTGTAAGGGAACACAAATGATAGAAAAGCATAAGCTGCGGCATGTAGTGAAAAGTCTCATAACTGTTGACAAGTTAAAGAAACATTACATTCAGTCTTGTAATGTTAGACAGATGTAAAACCATTCCGCTTGTATCTCCAccaaaaaaatcttaaaattagaACACCTATTACCACATAAAGTGGTTGAGAGTTTCAACTTTCCTCTCTATTCTTCTTAAAGAGATATAAACCATCCTTGTACCCCTAGCTAACAACTTCTTTTAGGGGACTAGGTCCGCTTACAGGATTCTTAGGCCATCTCCAGCCCAATGTTTCccttatttttactttttataatttaagaaGTTCATCTCTCCAACCTAGCATCTCccttttaatactttttatacagcacatatttatttatctagtatgcatcttatttcttttttttatgtgtaaataaatattacaCAATATACtgttaaaagttattttttgaGCTCACTTACACAATGTGCTTGGTGCTTGACAAGCAACCATGCCCACCAGTTGCTTTTACAAAAACCACAGTTCTTAACTGGTAAGAACTGCATTCCATAACCGATGGAGATGCCCTTGgcatattataaaaaaacattaaaaaaagtcTCACAGCCCAATCCAAGGACACTAGTGAGTAGTTAGAAACTAGGGCCAAGATCAGCTGAGGTAGCTCTACATTTCGCAACTGAGTACATTTCTCAttctattta harbors:
- the LOC137819252 gene encoding mitochondrial import inner membrane translocase subunit TIM23-2-like, which codes for MSNSQPNSDPKTRTRAYNPYKDLDAPIRNLYHLPTSPEYLFVEEARRKRRSWGENLTFYTGCGYLAGALGGAGAGLLDGVRAFESGDTAKLRINRVLNAAGHSGRVWGNRVGILGLLYAGIESGIEAARDADDVWNSVAAGLGTGALYRAARGVRSAAVAGAVGGAFAGVAVAGKQALKRYVPI
- the LOC137819253 gene encoding dihydrolipoyllysine-residue acetyltransferase component 2 of pyruvate dehydrogenase complex, mitochondrial-like isoform X2, coding for MASHLLNHSAKVRNASKLLHHERALLARWFSGDVQSSLNRNRDVWKTQLPESSTRSGVFVPASGYTKRNISMASIKRGSIMGSGFSGEISHPQVLSRRCYASASDLPPHQEIGMPSLSPTMTEGNIARWLKKEGDKVSPGEVLCEVETDKATVEMESMEEGYLAKIVRGDGEKEIQVGEVIAITVEDEGDIAKFKDYKPSASEPSAPPAKEASAPSPPKKEVAEEPAREPESKVSKPSAPTSSGDRIFASPLARKLAEEKNVPLSSIKGTGHEGLIVKADIEDFLASGQVSAPSKAKDPTDAALDYIDIPVSQIRKVTASRLLLSKQTIPHYYLTVDACVDKLMSLRSKLNSLQEASGGSRISVNDLVIKAAALALRKVPQCNSSWANDYIRQYNNVNINVAVQTDNGLFVPVIRDADKKGLSTIGDEVKQLAKKAKENSLKPQDYEGGTFTVSNLGGPFGVKQFCAIINPPQSGILAVGSAERRVIPGSGAEEFKFGSFMSVTLSCDHRVIDGAIGAEWLKAFKGYIENPESMLL
- the LOC137819253 gene encoding dihydrolipoyllysine-residue acetyltransferase component 2 of pyruvate dehydrogenase complex, mitochondrial-like isoform X1, producing MASHLLNHSAKVRNASKLLHHERALLARWFSGDVQSSLNRNRDVWKTQLPESSTRSGVFVPASGYTKRNISMASIKRGSIMGSGFSGEISQSPQVLSRRCYASASDLPPHQEIGMPSLSPTMTEGNIARWLKKEGDKVSPGEVLCEVETDKATVEMESMEEGYLAKIVRGDGEKEIQVGEVIAITVEDEGDIAKFKDYKPSASEPSAPPAKEASAPSPPKKEVAEEPAREPESKVSKPSAPTSSGDRIFASPLARKLAEEKNVPLSSIKGTGHEGLIVKADIEDFLASGQVSAPSKAKDPTDAALDYIDIPVSQIRKVTASRLLLSKQTIPHYYLTVDACVDKLMSLRSKLNSLQEASGGSRISVNDLVIKAAALALRKVPQCNSSWANDYIRQYNNVNINVAVQTDNGLFVPVIRDADKKGLSTIGDEVKQLAKKAKENSLKPQDYEGGTFTVSNLGGPFGVKQFCAIINPPQSGILAVGSAERRVIPGSGAEEFKFGSFMSVTLSCDHRVIDGAIGAEWLKAFKGYIENPESMLL